A genome region from Plasmodium vivax chromosome 11, whole genome shotgun sequence includes the following:
- a CDS encoding oxidoreductase, short-chain dehydrogenase family, putative (encoded by transcript PVX_114410A), whose translation MEVKNKARSFLGVILIDPSLKRFLIFILVSGVIWFLPLYKVLIYVLQKKHSNLSSVDDKIYECVTNISVILTYYYLLCVTNVGGTSKRVMKNAPLLRGKCVIVTGGYKGIGLAAVTEFVKLGCEVVLACRSVEHMEFVKTDLLTRYPDAKIHCVQLDLASYKSVESCASQILSKFPKIDILVNNAGFVSQKLEYVNGLERTFFINYLGHFYLTKLLHKRIVASDTLVVNLSSIAHSMLRESDVNYNFICEKNSTKNTNSNLLYRREYNFSKLCMLYYTQQLQRRFENEKTKACTVSINPGLVRTELFRNEQSWFRALAKNLIFSKSPLQGAQTILYVCLLDREKLAKGSYYSDCKVDYVRSYALDLQKSEVHPQSRRSYAAIYAQIWLPRKQLIC comes from the exons atggaagtgaaaaacaaaGCGAGATCATTTCTCGGGGTTATTCTGATCGACCCCTCATTGAAACGGTTCCTCATATTTATCCTAGTCTCAGGAGTAATCTG GTTTTTACCCCTCTATAAAGTGCTGATCTAcgttcttcaaaaaaagcATTCCAACTTGTCTTCAGTTGATGATAAAATTTACGAATGCGTCACAAACATCTCAGTCATTCTCACGTACTACTACCTCTTATGCGTGACGAACGTTGGTGGTACTTCCAAAAGGGTCATGAAAAATGCGCCTTTGTTAAGAGGAAAGTGCGTTATTGTGACGG gGGGGTATAAGGGAATCGGGCTAGCCGCCGTAACTGAATTTGTGAAGCTCGGGTGCGAAGTGGTTTTGGCCTGCCGGTCGGTGGAGCACATGGAATTTGTGAAGACGGACTTGTTGACCAGATACCCCGA CGCCAAGATCCACTGTGTGCAACTGGACTTGGCAAGCTACAAAAGCGTAGAAAGCTGCGCCAGTCAGATACTCAGCAAATTCCCCAAAATAGATATTCTAGTCAACAATGCGG GATTTGTGAGCCAAAAGCTTGAGTACGTAAATGGGCTGGAAAGGACCTTCTTCATTAACTACCTCGGCCATTTCTACTTAACCAAGTTGCTTCACAAGCGCATCGTAGCATCGGACACGCTGGTTGTAAATCTGAGCAGCATAGCGCACAGCATGTTAAGAGAATCG GACGTAAACTACAATTTCATATGCGAAAAGAACTCCACGAAGAATACCAACTCGAATTTGCTGTACCGACGGGAGTACAACTTTTCCAAGCTCTGCATGCTTTACTACACGCAGCAGTTGCAGAGGag ATTTGAGAACGAAAAGACCAAGGCGTGCACGGTGTCCATTAACCCGGGGCTGGTGCGCACTGAACTCTTCCGGAATGAGCAAAGCTGGTTCAGGGCCCTggccaaaaatttaattttctccaaatCCCCCCTGCAAGGCGCCCAGACCATTCT ATATGTGTGCCTCCTAGATCGAGAGAAGCTGGCCAAGGGCTCCTACTACTCCGACTGCAAGGTGGACTATGTCAGGAGCTACGCGCTGGACCTGCAGAAGTCCGAGGTACACCCGCAGTCACGCCGCAGTTACGCCGCAATTTATGCTCAAATTTGGTTGCCGCGAAAGCAGTTGATTTGTTAA
- a CDS encoding 3-oxoacyl-(ACP) synthase (encoded by transcript PVX_114420A; Apicoplast targeted protein. Curated by Stuart Ralph, Walter and Eliza Hall Institute of Medical Research, Australia.) produces the protein MRIYTKALLFHFLILQVYSKRYGFIKNSAQRPEIGTFRNVKLYNSYNANELKKHCETSRVVCTGIGVVNGVGVGLEKFWENLISGYNSIDKITKFDVTGMACGIGSEIDKKNFTPSDYYTNKKDANRNDDCTHYAVAATRLAIDDAKIDLHKIDCNKVGTIIGSGIGGLLFLEKEMKTLYEKGHKRISPYLIPAMIANTPAGFVSMEHNLRGISLGMLSACATSGNTIGEAYRYIKYKEYDVMVCGGTEASITPISFAGFNALRALCSGYNDNPKKGCRPFDLKRSGFVMGEGAGILILESYEHALRRNAKIYGEVLAYSSESDAFHITSPEPSGRGLCNSINKAIKNANINLSDVKYVNAHGTSTNLNDKIETKVLKTVFKDHAYKLHISSTKSMTGHCIGAAGAIESIVCLKAMQTNIIPPTINYENKDDECDLNYTPNESLHSKESIDISLNTNLGFGGHNTALLFGKITK, from the exons ATGAGAATTTACACAAAAGCCCTTctcttccactttttaattttacaa GTGTACAGCAAGAGGTACGGATTTATCAAGAACAGTGCGCAAAGACCTGAAATAGGCACTTTCAGAAATGTAAAGCTGTACAACAGCTACAACGCGAACGAGCTGAAAAAGCACTGCgag ACATCGAGAGTCGTGTGCACCGGAATTGGCGTCGTAAATGGGGTCGGAGTTGGGCTGGAGAAATTTTGGGAGAATCTCATCTCCGGGTATAACTCGATTGACAAAATTACCAAGTTTGACGTAACGGGCATGGCCTGCGGCATAGGCAGCGAAATTGATAAGAAAAACTTCACCCCCTCCGATTATTACACAAACAAAAAGGATGCTAATCGGAACGATGATTGCACACACTATGCCGTGGCTGCAACAAGGTTAGCCATAGATGACGCAAAAATTGACTTACACAAAATTGACTGCAACAAAGTAGGGACCATCATCGGGAGTGGGATCGGTGGTTTGCTTTTCctcgaaaaggaaatgaaaacattGTACGAAAAGGGGCATAAAAGAATAAGTCCTTATTTAATCCCAGCAATGATAGCGAATACACCAGCAGGGTTTGTATCCATGGAACATAATTTAAGAGGCATTTCACTCGGCATGCTAAGTGCGTGTGCAACTTCTGGTAACACAATTGGGGAAGCATATCGATATATTAAGTATAAAGAATACGATGTGATGGTTTGTGGGGGAACTGAGGCAAGCATTACTCCTATAAGTTTTGCCGGGTTTAACGCATTAAGAGCGTTATGTAGTGGATATAATGACAACCCCAAAAAAGGGTGTAGACCGTTTGACTTGAAAAGAAGCGGTTTCGTCATGGGAGAAGGGGCCGGAATTCTAATTTTAGAGTCTTACGAACATGCACTTAGGAGGAATGCCAAAATATATGGAGAAGTTTTAGCATACTCTTCCGAAAGTGATGCCTTTCATATTACATCCCCAGAGCCAAGTGGACGGGGACTCTGCAATTCTATCAACAAGGctataaaaaatgcaaacataAACCTATCCGATGTTAAGTACGTGAATGCACACGGAACTTCTACCAACCTGaatgacaaaattgaaaCGAAGGTATTAAAAACTGTCTTCAAAGATCACGCGTATAAGTTGCATATCTCTTCTACTAAGAGTATGACTGGGCATTGCATAGGAGCTGCGGGCGCAATTGAATCCATCGTATGTTTGAAAGCAATGCAAACAAATATTATTCCTCCCACCATTAATTACGAAAACAAGGATGATGAGTGCGATTTGAATTATACACCGAATGAGAGTTTACACTCGAAGGAGAGTATAGACATTTCGTTGAATACCAATTTAGGATTTGGGGGACACAACACTGCTCTGTTGTTCgggaaaattacaaaatga
- a CDS encoding hypothetical protein, conserved (encoded by transcript PVX_114400A) has translation MGKFKISRDYLPHRGNKSESALGGKTNDDQRGVLKKPLSEPLTEPPLSRNGIKKAPSSKSHFEENHSRSEKRTPFRSGEKNAQLRCRSYLRDKVPMKDGAALSSKNTSVTNSIASANSYKAEDSFEKFFQMSREAKQELSEHVNKLLSHANESDRFETPRKNNPEADKRSDQMNKKRNNTKRSKKKSKKNKTATHDQDDVYENFTKLKTLYDGANEATSYFMTNVFNKKKNIEKNIVQYDDLLSKHSENFFKRFELFEQEEESMDEAETGISLVDNICEYFTYVMFLTLNR, from the exons atgggcaaattTAAAATCAGTAGGGATTATCTGCCGCATAGGGGAAATAAGTCGGAGAGTGCCTTAGGGGGCAAAACGAATGATGATCAAAGGGGGGTGTTAAAAAAGCCATTAAGTGAGCCATTGACGGAGCCACCCCTTTCACGTAacggaataaaaaaagcaccCTCGTCCAAGTCCCATTTCGAAGAAAACCACAGCAGGAGTGAAAAACGAACCCCATTTCGAAGCGGTGAAAAGAACGCACAGTTGCGATGTAGAAGCTACCTACGCGATAAGGTGCCCATGAAAGACGGAGCTGCTCTTTCTAGTAAAAACACAAGTGTGACAAATAGCATAGCTTCGGCGAATTCTTATAAAGCAGAAGattcttttgaaaaattttttcaaatgagcAGAGAAGCAAAGCAGGAACTATCCGAAcatgtaaataaattattaagcCATGCAAATGAGTCGGATCGGTTCGAGACCCCCAGGAAAAATAATCCCGAAGCGGACAAACGCAGCGACcagatgaacaaaaaaaggaacaacacCAAacggtcaaaaaaaaaaagtaaaaaaaataaaacagccACGCATGATCAAGATGATGTGTATgaaaatttcacaaaattgaaaacatTATACGATGGGGCAAATGAAGCCACTTCCTATTTTATGACAAACGTATtcaataaaaagaaaaatattgaaaagaATATCGTGCAGTATGATGATTTGTTGTCTAAGCATAGTGAGAACTTCTTTAAAAGGTTTGAGCTTTTCGAGCAAGAGGAGGAGTCCATGGATGAAGCCGAAACAG gaatCAGCCTTGTGGATAACATATGTGAGTACTTCACCTACGTGATGTTCTTAACGTTGAACAGGTGA
- a CDS encoding hypothetical protein, conserved (encoded by transcript PVX_114405A), producing MNSKIVEVLNLIDEKSFKKCEKVIAAGLKAKKNEKLYLLLKCLLHSHVNEIDECKQLLETLEVDDSDENAFYILRTIYTNLNEGGKLIHLYEEKMKKAESDKKGLSITNGSSSGNVGSAIVSRSNHINASSNSVSTYVSSNNTRVAQKEKVDVERILRNLFDYCLNTSFFKKGSNLSLKLYKQTNDSKYLLYNSYLLYMNNSSNSTQIYNLALNFLKNYKCYSNNKVTENFSFFLVFFFINIKLRNYEECIKILEYAKSNNFFLNPLQYQVYKLYVQFIFSKLESCISVLAELIKELPENSDYYILYIDLIIYLLNKQNPDLEVENIFNLYKNDLMYLEFFQKCFIHLCVQKVQAFPESISTFWSCIEGEKQDGKDGKDGKDGKDGKDGKDGKDGSGGYYTDVMNLVLSLNQVSASAENEAGSGPNEAGGSGADGESGQNDFGSDNSDAASSHHGGGSKRKGRREYHAPFESIMNKLESLIEEYKNDVLKIYKSHDVKVYLYMLLSFVLKESRNYNMFYSIKNHLSLLKDDMIAILIVFVKIILKKLYVAISTEMKALSVESFPRNEVKREIQKNILLFYKQIYNFEKLLYVLYKKDVHESFNRVFSMFIQVTNNMELKLRDDNFVVLLVEMALYLDKYNLCQSEQKSSFDEAVAHMHSVVNSRCGELNLGGCKSVDEFLGPIGSYECAVVEGASAADAATAQGNNPEVYHIPSVQNGSTTIFELHGEEKSERDIQLTNRAYYIAALSVLKYSYNYRIRMTEKENEEKKVKPILNNDYINVLVLMIYLNNVIGNFTNFSTLIDRLNIKNIQLITYSPILFIHTYSYSYFSYAENLLKNILNYYNVQQGNLKSSVSKCFQNNSVFKVNEIVNAYFLNSSNIIFYFIKLLYIFKKQLEAARGGFHFGMFGSVKKDYAIHNEYCTKFPPMKDASNSRSRSEKANGARKAANGETAGDKEVAPNLGSTKGSPEDGHKTSSQSNLPIRNEFFSMLKRLNEDILQEEHDFKSNYSKLMLDKFNFLTIDNQTILIKYNVPSFRFTLYKSYDTFFYNHILYEALNPLEEFHFLKDIKILNTTEANSVNLLKDIKTVYPMILLSNFYNLKGSVYITSHENILGCKNMGDVLHNSDRNVSHESLQSNNEVPFDKIKEHASYSISDHEINFFINNNIYVSFDKDNYNYRNRYIFKSNSPKFQFNENSFSSPFNICLTELFNYPIQTLYLNAVILNTVMYLFHKSFYYFAVTDEAKKKKVISKAKCAFLYLTYIVSYYQLTEGLTDGDLLYMQKELDDFTTGVDTSHLKRENDPVKNNEGGVPNQVSPSGESPARNDKKTAGKDYIPIDPLFKKKYGQDVFKRYEIMQAAYHNDIYSKNAALHYKSVLLNLNMYIRILAGDSNVKEFTDKLQFLDNIIYLNVSNELNVFKQILAKDDSYQIINMSCLFKQYNYLVHNVTIFTLIIQSIYNQGRKKVCNENNVLIKSYLMRKVALLCDVNKNLLSLSEVLDNYQPVKASEVLKKFELELAAEIAASCKQHVLNLYNLFNGKMLIIKSYL from the coding sequence ATGAATTCCAAGATAGTGGAGGTGCTGAACCTGATCGACGAGAAGTCGTTCAAGAAATGCGAAAAGGTGATAGCAGCTGGGTTGAAGGCCAAGAAGAATGAAAAGCTGTACCTGCTGTTGAAATGTCTGCTCCATTCGCACGTGAACGAGATAGACGAGTGCAAGCAGCTGCTGGAGACGCTGGAAGTAGATGACTCGGACGAAAATGCGTTTTACATACTAAGGACCATATACACGAATTTGAACGAAGGTGGAAAGTTAATCCATTTGTATGaagagaaaatgaagaaggcaGAATCGGATAAGAAGGGCCTGAGCATCACCAATGGAAGTAGTAGCGGTAACGTTGGGAGCGCCATCGTAAGCAGGAGCAACCACATCAACGCTAGTAGCAACAGCGTCAGTACGTATGTCAGTAGTAACAACACGAGGGTGgcacaaaaggaaaaagtggATGTAGAAAGAATTCTGAGGAACCTTTTTGATTACTGCCTAAATACgagttttttcaaaaaaggaagcaattTGTCCTTAAAACTGTATAAGCAGACGAACGACTCAAAGTATCTCCTCTACAACAGCTACCTCCTGTACATGAACAACTCAAGCAACAGCACACAAATCTATAACTTGGCActcaactttttaaaaaattataaatgttacaGTAACAATAAAGTCACAGAgaacttttccttttttttagtgtttttttttattaacatcaAATTGAGAAATTATGAAGAGTGCATCAAGATACTGGAATACGCCAAGAGCAACAACTTCTTCCTCAACCCTTTGCAGTACCAGGTGTACAAGCTGTAtgtacaatttatttttagcaaGCTAGAGAGCTGCATTTCCGTTTTAGCAGAACTGATAAAGGAGCTCCCCGAAAACAGCGACTACTACATCCTCTACATAGACCTCATCATTTATCTGCTGAACAAACAGAACCCAGATTTGGAGGTGGagaacatttttaatctttACAAAAACGATTTGATGTACTTAGAGTTCTTTCAAAAGTGCTTCATACATTTGTGCGTGCAGAAGGTTCAGGCGTTTCCGGAGAGTATTTCCACCTTCTGGAGCTGCAtcgagggggagaagcaggacGGGAAGGACGGGAAGGATGGGAAGGACGGGAAGGATGGGAAGGACGGGAAGGATGGGAAGGACGGGTCGGGGGGCTACTACACCGATGTGATGAACCTGGTCCTCTCGCTGAACCAGGTGAGCGCCAGCGCGGAGAACGAGGCGGGAAGCGGGCCAAATGAGGCCGGAGGCAGCGGCGCGGATGGGGAAAGTGGCCAGAACGATTTCGGAAGTGATAATAGCGATGCGGCAAGTAGCCATcacggagggggaagcaaacgAAAGGGCAGGCGGGAATACCACGCACCCTTCGAAAGCATAATGAACAAATTGGAGAGCCTAATAGAGgagtacaaaaatgatgttctGAAGATCTACAAGAGCCACGATGTGAAGGTGTACCTATACATGCTACTCTCCTTTGTGCTAAAAGAAAGCagaaattataatatgttttattcGATTAAAAATCACCTCAGCCTTTTGAAAGATGACATGATAGCTATCCTCATCGTGTTCGTGAaaatcattttgaagaagctaTACGTAGCGATTAGCACCGAAATGAAGGCCCTATCGGTGGAAAGCTTCCCTCGAAATGAAGTGAAGagggaaatacaaaaaaatattctcctCTTCTACAAGCAGATATACAACTTTGAAAAGCTCCTCTACGTGTTGTATAAGAAAGATGTGCACGAATCGTTTAACCGAGTATTTTCTATGTTCATTCAAGTGACCAATAATATGGAACTGAAGCTGCGGGATGATAACTTCGTTGTGCTGCTGGTCGAAATGGCTTTATACCTAGACAAGTACAATCTCTGCCAGTCCGAGCAGAAGAGCAGCTTCGACGAGGCGGTGGCGCACATGCACAGCGTGGTCAACAGCAGGTGTGGCGAGTTGAACCTCGGGGGGTGCAAAAGCGTCGACGAGTTTCTGGGCCCCATTGGCTCCTACGAGTGCGCAGTGGTGGAAGGTGCCAGCGCGGCGGATGCAGCAACCGCGCAGGGGAACAACCCAGAGGTGTATCACATCCCGAGCGTCCAGAACGGAAGCACCACCATTTTTGAGTTGCacggggaggagaagagCGAGAGAGACATCCAGCTGACCAACCGGGCGTACTACATCGCCGCCCTGAGCGTTCTGAAGTACTCCTACAATTACCGCATCCGCATGACGGAGAAGGAGAATGAAGAGAAGAAGGTGAAGCCCATTCTGAACAACGACTACATAAATGTACTTGTCCTGATGATATACCTGAACAACGTGATAGGAAACTTCACCAATTTTTCAACCCTAATTGATAGGCTGAACATAAAGAACATTCAGCTGATTACCTACtccccaattttgtttatacACACGTATAGCTACTCCTACTTTAGCTATGCAGaaaatttgctaaaaaatattttgaattattacAATGTGCAGCAGGGAAATCTGAAGAGCTCAGTCTCCAAGTGCTTTCAAAATAACTCCGTGTTTAAGGTGAACGAAATTGTGAATGCCTACTTTTTGAACTCCTcgaatattatattttatttcattaaattgttatacatttttaagaagcaGTTGGAGGCAGCGAGGGGTGGGTTTCACTTCGGCATGTTTGGAAGTGTGAAAAAGGACTACGCAATTCATAATGAGTACTGCACGAAGTTTCCCCCCATGAAGGATGCCTCCAATAGTAGGAGCAGAAGTGAGAAAGCGAATGGGGCAAGGAAGGCGGCCAACGGAGAGACCGCAGGTGATAAGGAGGTGGCCCCCAACTTGGGCAGCACGAAGGGTAGCCCAGAAGATGGGCATAAAACCTCCTCCCAGAGCAACCTCCCCATCAGAAACGAATTCTTCAGTATGCTAAAACGACTGAATGAGGACATCCTGCAGGAGGAGCACGACTTTAAGAGCAACTACTCTAAGCTGATGCTAGACAAGTTTAACTTCCTCACGATAGACAACCAGACGAttctaataaaatataacgtCCCCTCTTTTAGATTCACCCTTTACAAATCGTATGacacctttttttacaaccACATTCTGTACGAGGCACTGAACCCATTGGAGGAGTTCCACTTCCTGAAGGacatcaaaattttgaacacCACTGAGGCGAATAGCGTCAACCTGCTGAAGGATATTAAGACCGTCTACCCAATGATACTCTTGTCGAACTTTTACAATTTGAAAGGCAGCGTTTATATAACTAGCCATGAGAACATTCTTGGTTGCAAAAACATGGGGGATGTCCTTCACAACAGCGATAGGAACGTTTCACATGAATCTCTGCAGAGTAACAACGAGGTGCCCTTTGACAAGATCAAGGAGCATGCCAGCTACAGCATCAGCGACCACGAAATCAACTTCTTCATAAACAACAACATCTATGTGAGCTTCGATAAGGATAACTACAACTACCGCAATAGGTACATCTTCAAATCGAATAGCCCCAAGTTCCAATTCAATGAGAattccttctcctccccctttaacATTTGCCTGACCGAGCTGTTCAACTACCCCATTCAAACGCTCTACCTGAATGCGGTTATCCTAAACACAGTCATGTATCTGTTCCATAAGTCCTTTTACTACTTCGCCGTTACGGATGAGgctaagaagaagaaagtcATCAGCAAGGCCAAGTGTGCCTTTCTCTACCTCACCTATATTGTCTCCTACTATCAGCTAACGGAGGGCCTAACCGATGGGGACCTTCTTTACATGCAAAAGGAGCTGGATGACTTCACCACGGGGGTAGACACATCCCACCTCAAGAGGGAAAACGACCCCGTGAAGAATAACGAGGGGGGAGTTCCCAACCAAGTTTCCCCCTCAGGAGAATCCCCAGCCcgtaatgataaaaaaacagCGGGGAAAGATTACATCCCAATTGATCCCCTCTTCAAGAAGAAATACGGCCAAGATGTTTTCAAAAGGTACGAAATTATGCAGGCCGCCTACCACAATGATATTTACAGTAAAAATGCCGCCCTGCATTATAAAAGTGTATTGCTAAATTTGAACATGTACATAAGAATCCTTGCTGGAGATAGCAACGTGAAGGAGTTCACGGACAAGCTGCAATTCCTAGACAACATCATTTACCTCAATGTGTCTAACGAATTAAATGTCTTCAAACAAATTTTGGCAAAGGATGACTCGTACCAAATTATAAACATGTCCTGTCTCTTCAAGCAGTACAACTACCTCGTGCACAACGTCACCATCTTTACTCTAATAATTCAGTCCATTTACAACCAGGGCAGGAAGAAAGTTTGCAATGAAAATAACGTGCTTATCAAAAGTTACCTGATGAGGAAGGTGGCCCTGCTGTGCGACGTGAATAAAAACTTGCTCTCCCTTTCCGAGGTGCTAGACAACTACCAGCCAGTGAAAGCCTCCGAGGTTTTGAAAAAGTTCGAGCTCGAGTTGGCCGCAGAAATCGCCGCCTCCTGCAAGCAGCACGTTTTGAATTTGTACAATTTGTTCAACGGGAAGATGCTCATTATCAAGTCGTACTTGTGA
- a CDS encoding hypothetical protein, conserved (encoded by transcript PVX_114415A) yields the protein MKKIKLNVTREEDNLQSNIYYVCEKNILISQLNLTINYDENNMEEDEIVEEGKDTANSHRKDKTEKQHKGINIKISYSDDLNNLYLNNVINNLYDYIFENKGNNFKIHKNHRWQVFINIYIYEYTPFIYDHICNVINVHLSLLLIPFCFYDFDEKWYRCVQNYEELNRLLSRGSSFHDPAEGGGEVPPDIIILDRNEQNKKIIINQLENNNFDLFVEKKKGETAEGLFKRVLIKYIPILRTANVDDQLVYVIKFVEYEEFLLRTKNIDESIYNNIVEKHSFWDFKKMTSFDRLPCTNNADKFDVHENYYILFNANTATVDEKSILENSRETIQFYYDFIVNYCTSYFSAHFVK from the coding sequence atgaaaaaaataaaactgaaCGTCACGCGGGAAGAGGACAACCTGCAGAGCAACATATACTACGTGTGCGAGAAGAACATACTAATCTCACAGCTCAACCTGACCATCAACTATGACGAAAATAATAtggaggaagacgaaattGTTGAGGAGGGTAAAGACACAGCCAACAGCCACAGGAAGGATAAAACGGAAAAACAACACAAAggaattaacataaaaatatcctACAGTGATGACCTGAATAACCTATACCTAAACAATGtgataaataatttgtatgattacatttttgaaaacaaAGGGAATAATTTTAAGATACATAAGAACCACCGATGGCaggtttttataaatatatacatttatgaGTACACACCATTTATATATGACCATATATGCAATGTGATTAATGTGCATTTGTCTCTTCTGCTAatccccttttgcttctaCGACTTTGATGAGAAGTGGTACAGGTGTGTTCAGAATTACGAGGAGTTGAATCGGCTGCTCTCAAGGGGAAGCTCCTTCCATGACcctgcggaggggggaggagaagtcCCACCTGACATCATAATTTTAGATAGAAatgaacaaaacaaaaagatTATAATAAACCAACTggaaaataacaattttgatTTGTttgttgagaaaaaaaaaggggaaaccgCAGAAGGGCTATTCAAAAGAGTACTCATAAAATacatccccattttgcgaacAGCCAATGTGGATGACCAACTTGTGTACGTAATTAAGTTTGTGGAGTATGAAGAATTTCTcttaagaacaaaaaatatagatgAAAGcatttacaataatatagTTGAGAAACATTCCTTTTGggactttaaaaaaatgacctcATTTGATAGGCTGCCCTGTACAAATAATGCAGACAAATTTGACGTGCACGAAAATTACTACATCCTCTTTAATGCGAATACCGCGACTGTTGATGAGAAAagcattttggaaaactccAGGGAGACCATCCAGTTTTATTACGACTTCATCGTCAATTATTGCACGAGTTATTTCTCcgcccattttgtgaagtgA